In Chthonomonadales bacterium, one genomic interval encodes:
- a CDS encoding VCBS repeat-containing protein — MLVTVLGLLAVLLIPSPAPAAGMRGLWPLRRHDAQNTARCDVPGAFRAAPVEVWRYGSNRRAYGFVRPVKLGGKRAYLRQAGGGLDLVRPSGELVWAHYTAGIGTVVDVLSFPRDRGQGVLATAGNGGYTLLDLATGRTLWTWTPPPGALQGGYRFWKQASGGRLVAFPQNTTLGFCFQFDALRAAPRLLWRQDYHGKYWANFGPYCVIADMDNDRRPDVLLAGKPTYMAVIDMDTGAVKFDLQYPIDGESGAGRPYGLLQAVDVDGDGFRDAAMISCQVEEYAAVLHNEGGKRFRLAWDHFVEHDLPDDVYEVRPQVTSFADLAGNGHRALVLGLFNLGGDQRWHTVVIDPLVGLKRPLADLPDRYFWGCYDLTGDGRPEIVTSSERARRYGRVATIQVVDGRTYRDLASVDGVSLTLAAQPLPISMGYFAGRANPVYAGSPGGARGLLLTRTGGKAEELFRLVDGKARFDPLGITPLAREVLFSGESAVVREPRAAIAGRQEAPTTGAYGPIVCAAGGRRELVLSRTDLSLIGGVPDLARSGRFRSSWTARGSLPAAWMGPGGRRLVCAVDWQDPIAYVYEPGSTGRPAPIARIDLPAPPLRRPDMLLPFGRETMRLFVGLQTGVHTLASAVYDALGARVWYDAKEGPYPRGPAIFAGPDGRTTLVMDNHGKVMLYDERGGKRVVAHGWYDDVPGRGNGAKYALPIVGPFGPGGATRIVMSPGLERLEVLDADGARVAMSAYGSIYEREFCASSVGQIRGTGVWDVGMASHDGVFYSADAATARTRWSLDLGVRSEAPTHIVTLDVDGDGRDDYLVGLPNGDLVALTERAGKGVVLWRTRLDAGIRDVIAADLDGDGKAEIIVDTDDYVVRVMKPAGTRGARG, encoded by the coding sequence TTGCTCGTAACCGTTCTCGGTCTGCTTGCCGTGCTGCTGATCCCGTCGCCGGCCCCCGCCGCCGGCATGCGCGGCCTCTGGCCCCTGCGGCGCCACGACGCGCAGAACACCGCGCGTTGCGACGTGCCGGGCGCCTTCCGCGCGGCGCCCGTGGAGGTCTGGCGGTACGGGAGCAACCGGCGCGCCTACGGCTTCGTGCGCCCGGTGAAGCTCGGCGGCAAGCGCGCGTACTTGCGCCAGGCGGGCGGCGGCCTCGACCTGGTGCGGCCCAGTGGCGAGCTCGTCTGGGCGCACTACACGGCGGGGATCGGCACCGTCGTCGATGTGTTGAGCTTCCCGCGCGACCGGGGGCAGGGCGTGCTCGCTACGGCCGGCAACGGTGGCTACACGCTGCTTGACCTGGCCACCGGACGGACGCTCTGGACCTGGACGCCGCCCCCCGGCGCGCTGCAGGGCGGCTACCGCTTCTGGAAGCAGGCGTCCGGAGGTCGGCTCGTGGCCTTTCCGCAGAACACCACCCTGGGCTTCTGCTTCCAGTTCGACGCGCTGCGCGCCGCCCCGAGGCTCCTCTGGCGCCAGGACTATCACGGCAAGTACTGGGCGAACTTCGGCCCCTACTGTGTGATCGCGGACATGGACAACGACCGGCGCCCGGACGTTCTCCTCGCCGGCAAGCCGACGTACATGGCCGTGATCGACATGGACACCGGCGCGGTGAAGTTCGACCTGCAGTATCCCATCGACGGCGAGAGTGGCGCGGGGCGGCCCTACGGGCTGCTCCAGGCGGTCGACGTGGACGGTGACGGGTTTCGGGACGCCGCCATGATCTCGTGCCAGGTGGAGGAGTACGCCGCCGTCCTTCACAACGAGGGCGGCAAGCGCTTCCGGCTGGCGTGGGACCACTTCGTGGAGCACGACCTGCCCGACGACGTCTACGAGGTGCGGCCGCAGGTGACCTCGTTCGCGGACCTCGCCGGCAACGGCCATCGCGCTCTCGTACTCGGGCTCTTCAACCTGGGCGGTGACCAGCGCTGGCACACGGTGGTGATAGACCCACTGGTCGGCCTCAAGAGGCCGCTCGCCGACCTGCCGGACCGCTACTTCTGGGGGTGCTACGACCTGACGGGCGACGGGCGCCCCGAGATCGTAACGAGCTCGGAGCGGGCGCGGCGCTATGGCCGCGTGGCGACGATCCAGGTTGTCGACGGCCGAACCTACCGCGACCTGGCATCGGTCGACGGCGTGTCGCTTACCCTGGCGGCGCAGCCACTCCCCATCTCGATGGGCTACTTCGCAGGCCGTGCGAACCCGGTCTACGCGGGATCGCCCGGCGGCGCGCGCGGTTTGCTCCTGACGCGCACGGGCGGCAAGGCCGAGGAGCTGTTCCGGTTGGTCGACGGGAAGGCGCGTTTCGACCCGCTCGGCATCACGCCGCTCGCGCGCGAGGTGCTCTTCTCCGGTGAGTCCGCTGTGGTCCGCGAGCCACGCGCCGCGATCGCCGGTCGGCAGGAGGCCCCCACCACGGGCGCCTACGGGCCGATCGTCTGCGCCGCGGGCGGCCGGCGCGAGCTGGTGCTGTCGCGCACCGATCTGAGCCTGATCGGAGGCGTGCCCGACCTCGCCCGTTCCGGGCGCTTCCGCTCATCGTGGACGGCCCGTGGCTCGCTGCCGGCTGCCTGGATGGGGCCCGGCGGTCGGCGGCTCGTATGCGCGGTCGACTGGCAGGACCCGATCGCCTATGTCTACGAGCCGGGGAGCACGGGCAGACCGGCGCCGATCGCCCGCATCGACTTGCCCGCGCCGCCCCTACGCCGGCCCGACATGCTGCTGCCGTTCGGTCGCGAGACGATGCGGCTGTTCGTCGGGCTTCAGACCGGCGTGCACACGCTTGCCTCCGCCGTGTACGACGCCCTGGGAGCGCGGGTATGGTATGACGCGAAGGAAGGGCCCTACCCCCGGGGGCCGGCGATCTTCGCCGGCCCCGACGGGCGCACAACGCTGGTAATGGACAACCACGGCAAGGTGATGCTCTACGACGAGCGGGGCGGCAAACGCGTCGTCGCCCACGGGTGGTACGACGACGTACCGGGCCGAGGGAACGGGGCGAAGTACGCGCTGCCCATCGTGGGGCCCTTCGGTCCCGGCGGGGCGACGCGGATCGTGATGTCTCCGGGCCTCGAACGGCTCGAGGTGCTCGATGCCGATGGGGCGCGGGTAGCGATGTCGGCGTACGGGAGCATCTACGAGCGCGAGTTCTGCGCCTCCTCGGTAGGCCAGATCCGCGGCACGGGCGTCTGGGACGTCGGCATGGCCAGCCACGACGGGGTCTTCTACTCCGCCGATGCGGCGACGGCGCGGACGCGCTGGAGTCTGGACCTCGGCGTTCGGTCGGAGGCGCCCACGCACATCGTCACGCTCGACGTGGACGGCGACGGGCGGGACGATTACCTGGTCGGCCTGCCGAACGGTGACCTGGTGGCGTTGACGGAGAGGGCCGGCAAGGGCGTGGTGCTCTGGCGCACGCGCCTGGACGCGGGCATACGCGACGTGATCGCCGCCGACCTCGACGGCGACGGGAAGGCTGAGATCATCGTCGATACCGACGACTACGTCGTGCGCGTGATGAAGCCCGCGGGCACGCGCGGGGCCCGCGGCTGA
- a CDS encoding DUF4962 domain-containing protein: MTAIRQRRARAWPRALGPLAAVVLCFGGAYGPVRAAPLARPQAATAAPAARHPRLYFAASDLPRLRRDRRHGERARIWRNIERTADWCLTRTPRRAWIAPVTPDPIYENLYDRFYAIMGDLAITEHLAFAYALSGEPRYGEGARRWALASCRAWKREADGAPDGGKAYAVTRLLKGVAVAYDCAYERLSDDERAEIRGTLAAIGRKYAEGYFSTPAIAGPGFHTHHAVVEWASFGVMALALLDEVPEARSWVDAAVRKFRDHLLPTGLADDGAQVEGATFWASTMQYRLFFMDALRRVTGVGLFGPYRRYMSADLALASVAERRRSDTYSQDNETVVLEPYYGQIDYYAPVLLALAREYRLPTLQYLGLWDGTAGSIQRTRAVTPHGEPLLFELGGYAYLWYDSSVRPAAVDPRLSRAFRSVDEAYARASWRPADLLVGVRKGGIVIHAGGHAVLADVTDGSAALPDLRLEGVDDDGERATIRFAGADGQAVTVVLHRRDRRAVIRRHIPGAWRVYCQGSPARDGNRLSWGNRVDLVVRSGALINWRPGGYAPALRTGLNRLTLADPAPPRFDVAEAAPDAAGEIVLEVRQR; encoded by the coding sequence GTGACCGCCATACGCCAGCGGCGCGCCCGGGCCTGGCCCCGCGCGCTCGGACCGCTCGCTGCCGTGGTCCTGTGCTTCGGCGGCGCCTACGGGCCCGTGCGCGCGGCTCCGCTGGCCCGGCCGCAAGCCGCCACGGCGGCGCCGGCGGCACGGCACCCGCGACTCTACTTCGCCGCGTCCGACCTACCGCGCCTGCGCCGCGACCGTCGGCACGGCGAGCGCGCGCGCATCTGGCGCAACATCGAGCGCACCGCCGACTGGTGCCTCACGCGCACGCCGCGCCGGGCATGGATCGCGCCGGTGACGCCCGACCCGATCTACGAGAACCTCTATGACCGCTTCTACGCGATCATGGGCGACCTGGCCATCACAGAGCACCTCGCCTTCGCCTATGCCTTGAGCGGCGAGCCGCGCTACGGCGAGGGAGCCCGGCGATGGGCGCTCGCAAGCTGCCGCGCGTGGAAGCGAGAGGCGGACGGCGCGCCGGACGGGGGCAAGGCCTACGCCGTAACGCGGCTGCTGAAGGGCGTCGCGGTAGCCTACGACTGCGCGTACGAGCGTCTGAGCGACGATGAGCGCGCAGAGATCCGCGGCACCCTGGCGGCCATCGGCCGAAAGTACGCGGAGGGCTACTTCTCCACGCCGGCCATCGCCGGGCCCGGATTCCATACGCACCACGCTGTCGTGGAGTGGGCCTCGTTCGGGGTGATGGCGCTCGCGCTTCTGGACGAGGTGCCGGAGGCGCGGTCCTGGGTCGACGCCGCGGTCCGCAAGTTCCGCGACCACCTGCTCCCCACCGGCCTCGCTGACGACGGCGCGCAGGTGGAGGGGGCCACCTTCTGGGCGTCCACCATGCAGTACCGCCTCTTCTTCATGGACGCGCTGCGCCGGGTTACCGGCGTTGGGCTCTTCGGGCCATACCGGCGCTATATGAGCGCCGACCTGGCCCTGGCCTCCGTCGCCGAACGCAGGCGCTCCGACACGTACTCGCAGGACAACGAGACGGTCGTTCTTGAGCCCTATTACGGCCAGATCGACTACTACGCGCCGGTTCTGCTCGCCCTTGCGCGCGAGTACCGCCTGCCGACGCTCCAGTACCTGGGCCTGTGGGACGGGACCGCCGGGAGCATTCAGCGCACCCGGGCCGTCACGCCGCACGGCGAGCCGCTGCTGTTCGAGCTCGGCGGCTATGCCTACCTGTGGTACGACTCGAGCGTGCGGCCGGCGGCGGTCGACCCGCGCCTCTCGCGCGCCTTTCGGTCGGTCGATGAGGCGTACGCCCGCGCCTCGTGGCGACCTGCCGACCTTCTGGTCGGCGTGCGCAAGGGCGGGATCGTCATCCACGCGGGCGGCCACGCCGTGCTGGCCGACGTGACCGACGGCTCGGCGGCGCTGCCCGACCTGCGCCTGGAGGGCGTGGACGACGACGGCGAGCGTGCGACGATTCGCTTCGCGGGCGCCGACGGCCAGGCGGTGACGGTGGTTCTGCACCGCCGGGATCGGCGCGCGGTCATCCGGCGGCACATTCCGGGAGCATGGCGCGTCTACTGCCAGGGCTCGCCCGCGCGCGACGGCAACCGCCTTTCGTGGGGCAACCGGGTCGACCTCGTCGTGCGCTCCGGCGCGCTGATCAACTGGAGGCCCGGCGGCTACGCGCCCGCGCTGAGGACCGGACTCAACCGTCTGACGCTGGCCGACCCGGCCCCCCCGCGCTTCGATGTGGCCGAGGCGGCCCCGGATGCCGCCGGCGAGATCGTGCTGGAGGTGCGGCAGCGCTGA
- a CDS encoding mandelate racemase/muconate lactonizing enzyme family protein has protein sequence MNVRILEAGVTFVPQPFATPLHLSSGTIAETTEARAWTRVAVDGREAVGRGTIYLGELWSWPDAALAREERDAAMRRLCERIAADLPTLCGSEPAHPLELGLRLDRGAHELRLVPDPPELARAVCASPFDAAIHDAAGQAMGISAFRLYDSPAPVPSADRLFPGRGAVAAVRAVLRPPAERLDAWLVVGQEEGFAAQIEPWVRRRRYRCFKLKVLGRDSVEDARHTARVYRAVLDMGARAPRLMSDSNCANPDAASVLEYLRCLRSTDQAAFDALEYVEQPTARDILAHHQDWREVTRLKPVMLDEGLTGLDLMEPALQQGWSGFALKTCKGHSFSLVASAWAREHRLVLSLQDLTNPGLSAIHAALLAAHVETVNGVELNSPQFTPAANAEWLPRLAGLLDPMDGTHRLPDIWPAGLGSAL, from the coding sequence ATGAACGTTCGCATCCTGGAGGCGGGCGTCACGTTCGTTCCCCAGCCCTTCGCTACGCCGCTGCACCTGAGCTCCGGAACCATCGCGGAGACCACGGAGGCGCGCGCGTGGACTCGCGTGGCCGTGGACGGCCGCGAGGCGGTCGGCCGGGGCACCATCTATCTGGGCGAGCTCTGGTCGTGGCCGGACGCGGCGCTGGCCCGCGAGGAGCGCGACGCCGCGATGCGCCGCCTGTGCGAACGGATCGCGGCGGATCTGCCCACCCTGTGCGGGAGCGAGCCCGCGCACCCGCTCGAGTTGGGCCTGCGCCTGGACCGTGGCGCCCACGAGTTGCGGCTGGTGCCGGATCCGCCCGAGCTGGCGCGCGCCGTCTGCGCGAGCCCGTTCGATGCCGCCATCCACGACGCGGCCGGGCAGGCGATGGGCATCTCCGCCTTCCGTCTCTACGACTCGCCCGCTCCCGTGCCGTCGGCGGATCGCCTGTTCCCCGGCCGCGGCGCCGTGGCCGCCGTCCGGGCGGTCCTCCGACCGCCCGCCGAGCGCCTGGACGCCTGGCTTGTCGTCGGGCAGGAGGAGGGGTTCGCCGCCCAGATCGAGCCGTGGGTCCGGCGGCGCCGCTACCGCTGCTTCAAGCTGAAGGTGCTCGGGCGCGACAGCGTGGAGGACGCGCGCCACACGGCCCGCGTCTACCGCGCGGTCCTCGACATGGGGGCGCGCGCTCCCCGGCTGATGTCGGACAGTAACTGCGCCAACCCGGACGCGGCGAGCGTGCTCGAGTACCTGCGCTGCCTGCGCTCAACGGACCAGGCCGCCTTCGACGCGCTGGAGTACGTGGAGCAGCCCACGGCTCGCGACATCCTCGCCCATCACCAGGACTGGCGCGAGGTCACCCGCCTGAAGCCGGTGATGCTGGACGAAGGGCTCACCGGGTTGGACCTGATGGAGCCGGCACTGCAGCAGGGCTGGAGCGGCTTCGCGCTCAAGACCTGCAAGGGGCACAGCTTCTCGCTCGTCGCGTCCGCCTGGGCGCGCGAGCATCGGCTCGTGCTCTCGCTGCAGGATCTGACGAACCCGGGCCTCTCCGCCATCCACGCCGCCCTCCTCGCCGCGCACGTCGAGACCGTCAACGGCGTCGAGCTCAACTCGCCGCAGTTCACGCCGGCCGCGAACGCCGAATGGCTCCCGCGTCTGGCCGGCCTGCTGGACCCGATGGACGGCACGCACCGCCTGCCCGACATCTGGCCGGCAGGCCTGGGGTCCGCGCTGTGA
- a CDS encoding Gfo/Idh/MocA family oxidoreductase, producing the protein MRIGVVDLDTSHPQNWIPIERELGHEVLGVWDGGAVHPPEYVAAFARQHDVPRVYERLEVMAADVDVAVLHGCDWDTHVEKARPFVEAGKGVLIDKPIAGRARDLRQLAAWVDSGARITGGSSLRFCVETREWAGRPAEERGQPHTALCGCAVDEMNYGIHAYALLAGILGPGAASVRHIGGAPQRRVLVRWPDGRCGIVIVGAAAAYHPFHATIVGDREVTHYRPNAAMLYRALLEATLPYLAGEAPAPVAFADLVEPERWAIAAMQSWCAGDREVPLADLGEAGYDGAAFAASYRLMRYPEAAGR; encoded by the coding sequence ATGAGGATTGGAGTGGTGGACCTGGATACGTCGCACCCACAGAACTGGATACCCATCGAGCGCGAGCTCGGCCACGAGGTGCTGGGCGTATGGGATGGCGGCGCCGTGCACCCGCCGGAGTACGTGGCCGCGTTCGCCCGGCAGCACGACGTCCCGCGAGTCTACGAGCGTCTGGAGGTGATGGCCGCGGACGTGGACGTTGCAGTTCTCCACGGGTGTGACTGGGACACGCACGTCGAGAAGGCACGGCCGTTCGTGGAGGCCGGCAAGGGAGTGCTGATCGACAAGCCGATCGCGGGCCGAGCGCGCGACCTGCGGCAACTCGCCGCGTGGGTCGACTCCGGCGCGCGCATTACGGGTGGGTCATCGTTGCGCTTCTGCGTCGAGACGCGCGAATGGGCCGGTCGGCCCGCCGAGGAGCGCGGCCAGCCGCACACGGCCCTCTGCGGCTGCGCCGTGGACGAGATGAACTACGGCATCCACGCCTACGCGCTGCTGGCCGGGATCCTGGGCCCGGGCGCCGCCAGCGTGCGCCACATCGGCGGGGCGCCCCAGCGGCGAGTGCTCGTGCGCTGGCCGGATGGCCGCTGCGGCATCGTGATCGTCGGCGCGGCCGCGGCCTACCATCCGTTTCATGCGACCATCGTCGGCGACCGGGAGGTCACGCACTACCGGCCGAATGCGGCGATGCTCTACCGCGCGCTGCTGGAGGCAACTCTGCCCTATCTGGCCGGCGAGGCCCCGGCGCCTGTCGCCTTCGCCGATCTGGTCGAGCCGGAGCGCTGGGCCATCGCGGCGATGCAGTCCTGGTGCGCCGGCGACCGTGAGGTGCCGCTGGCCGACCTCGGTGAGGCCGGCTACGACGGTGCGGCATTCGCGGCATCCTACCGCCTCATGCGCTATCCGGAAGCCGCGGGGCGATGA
- a CDS encoding polysaccharide deacetylase family protein encodes MSLTICDWKHGKSWVYSVTYDEALDELHRYAVPFHEELGIPGHVEAVAGHIGQVRQLGQSSYNGFHHMGPDGLRDLVERGWGVGNHTWSHELVRPDNVDVEIGRAKEVLEEACGSRVPLYCAAGNNANMSAHVLAACRKYGYLGAMSITDALNRPGDELFWLNRTPLHEQFYEPFFSEYDPYRNIRHAQAERGWIIDYCHCPLEEAVHPNKDCSAAHLRQRFETVLAEGRDDVWCANPDEVIDYHRTRRHTRVETVRETGDERAYRLRFDGLPEQVACRALTIEVDAPAAWCRDPVLRVDRQEIKAELVRPGRLRATVEARDGLEVAALARPAARPAAAETRGESRR; translated from the coding sequence GTGTCACTCACGATCTGTGACTGGAAGCATGGCAAGAGCTGGGTCTACTCGGTGACCTACGACGAGGCCCTCGATGAGCTGCATCGCTATGCGGTTCCGTTCCACGAGGAGCTGGGCATCCCGGGGCACGTCGAGGCGGTGGCGGGACACATCGGCCAGGTGCGCCAGCTCGGCCAGTCGAGCTACAACGGCTTCCACCATATGGGGCCGGACGGGCTCAGAGACCTGGTGGAGCGCGGATGGGGGGTAGGGAACCACACGTGGAGCCACGAGCTCGTGCGGCCCGACAACGTGGACGTGGAGATCGGCCGCGCAAAGGAGGTGCTCGAGGAGGCGTGCGGCTCTCGCGTACCGCTGTATTGCGCCGCCGGCAACAACGCCAACATGTCGGCCCACGTCCTCGCGGCCTGCCGCAAATATGGCTACCTGGGCGCGATGAGCATCACGGACGCGCTGAACCGGCCGGGCGATGAGCTGTTCTGGCTGAACCGCACCCCACTGCACGAGCAGTTCTACGAGCCCTTCTTCAGCGAGTATGACCCCTACCGCAACATCCGCCACGCGCAGGCGGAGCGCGGCTGGATCATCGATTACTGCCACTGCCCGCTCGAGGAGGCCGTGCATCCAAACAAGGACTGCTCGGCCGCGCACCTGCGGCAGCGCTTCGAGACGGTGCTGGCCGAGGGGAGAGACGACGTGTGGTGCGCGAACCCGGACGAGGTGATCGACTATCACCGGACGCGCCGGCACACGCGGGTGGAGACGGTGCGCGAGACCGGGGACGAGCGCGCGTACCGGCTGCGCTTCGACGGGCTGCCGGAGCAGGTGGCCTGTCGTGCGCTGACCATCGAGGTGGACGCGCCCGCGGCCTGGTGCCGGGACCCCGTACTGCGCGTTGACCGACAGGAGATCAAGGCCGAGCTCGTGCGGCCAGGCCGGCTGCGGGCGACGGTGGAGGCGCGTGACGGCCTGGAGGTGGCGGCGCTGGCGCGACCGGCGGCGCGCCCGGCCGCGGCCGAGACGAGGGGAGAGAGCAGGCGATGA
- a CDS encoding phosphotransferase has product MRRDLTAEEIAAVLALYDVGRPTGAVASGGGTANANAVVETPAGRFFLKRRNPKYARPEYVAFDHRLMEHLAARRVGTPLACPTSAGERWLTLDGAVYELYPFVAGEPHDRRSLAQIAAAGTALAAYHRAVRDFAPPPGKAWPRYRDPRAIRSGLDAVRGEVQALLAPADTRYLEAQVTLLERGLSDARYAALPRTVVHGDYHPGNLKFAADRVVGIFDLDWATVQPRVLDLADGTVLFAGVRDSDIDDADIVSLTQTWRPSAERTRAFVEAYLAGQPLAAEEHEALPLFVRALWLSCRVEGMAKVAVERRAPYLVEGLLEPLRRLDAMEKGS; this is encoded by the coding sequence ATGCGGCGCGACCTGACGGCGGAGGAGATCGCCGCCGTTCTCGCGCTCTACGACGTCGGTCGGCCGACGGGAGCGGTCGCCTCCGGCGGCGGGACCGCCAACGCGAACGCGGTCGTGGAGACGCCCGCCGGTCGCTTCTTCCTGAAGCGCCGCAATCCGAAGTATGCCCGACCGGAGTACGTCGCGTTCGACCATCGGCTGATGGAGCACCTGGCCGCGCGCCGGGTCGGGACGCCGCTGGCGTGTCCCACATCCGCGGGTGAGCGCTGGCTCACGCTCGATGGAGCCGTCTACGAGCTCTATCCGTTCGTGGCTGGCGAGCCCCACGACCGCCGCTCGCTCGCGCAGATCGCGGCCGCGGGGACTGCGCTGGCGGCCTACCATCGCGCCGTGCGGGATTTCGCTCCTCCCCCAGGGAAGGCGTGGCCGCGCTACCGCGATCCGCGCGCGATCCGTTCGGGCCTGGACGCCGTGCGCGGCGAGGTCCAAGCGCTCCTCGCGCCCGCCGACACGCGGTACCTGGAGGCGCAGGTAACGCTGCTGGAGCGCGGGCTGAGCGACGCTCGCTATGCCGCGCTACCACGGACGGTGGTCCACGGCGACTATCATCCTGGCAATCTGAAGTTCGCCGCCGACCGCGTGGTGGGCATCTTTGACCTGGACTGGGCCACGGTGCAGCCGCGCGTGCTGGACCTGGCCGACGGCACCGTGCTCTTCGCGGGGGTGCGCGACAGCGATATAGACGATGCGGACATCGTGTCCCTCACACAGACGTGGCGGCCGTCGGCGGAGCGCACGCGGGCGTTCGTGGAAGCCTACCTGGCCGGTCAGCCGTTGGCGGCCGAGGAGCACGAGGCGTTGCCGCTGTTCGTTCGCGCGCTCTGGCTGTCGTGCCGCGTGGAGGGCATGGCCAAGGTTGCGGTGGAGCGCCGGGCGCCGTATCTTGTGGAAGGCCTGCTGGAGCCGCTCCGCCGCCTGGACGCCATGGAGAAGGGATCGTAA
- a CDS encoding isochorismatase family protein, with protein MATRLPVRYYCAVPTSRPRGLVTEEWDLDAARTVFVELHGWNVGCPGGPPVPEDYWVDMGSPQNHALGWQVITEHMAPALDAARRAGLTVAHVQPESIGRRYAHLQPAVPVAPAPEPVWGWSPVSAHASERASKVHGQGYMEWDGWKELDIAGPLKPLDGETMIVTTDQFDAWLRGQGADTLIYTGFCANLCILDSPAAMKAMAGRGYRCVILRETTLAVEFPETIEQRINTQVALRYIEGWVGYTASAADFMRACGAT; from the coding sequence GTGGCGACGCGCTTGCCTGTCCGCTACTACTGCGCCGTGCCGACCTCCCGGCCCCGTGGGCTGGTGACCGAGGAGTGGGACCTCGACGCGGCGCGCACGGTGTTCGTCGAGTTGCACGGCTGGAACGTTGGCTGCCCGGGCGGCCCGCCCGTGCCGGAGGACTACTGGGTCGACATGGGCTCGCCCCAGAACCATGCTCTCGGGTGGCAGGTCATCACCGAGCACATGGCCCCGGCGCTCGATGCCGCGCGGCGAGCGGGATTGACCGTGGCGCACGTACAGCCCGAGAGCATCGGTCGGCGGTATGCGCACCTGCAGCCGGCAGTGCCCGTCGCGCCCGCGCCCGAGCCTGTCTGGGGTTGGTCGCCGGTGAGCGCGCACGCGTCGGAGCGGGCGTCGAAGGTGCACGGCCAGGGCTACATGGAGTGGGACGGATGGAAGGAGCTCGACATCGCGGGGCCGCTCAAGCCGCTGGACGGCGAGACGATGATCGTGACCACGGATCAGTTCGACGCCTGGCTGCGGGGCCAGGGCGCGGACACGCTCATCTACACGGGCTTCTGCGCCAATCTCTGCATCCTGGACTCGCCGGCCGCCATGAAGGCGATGGCCGGGCGCGGCTACCGCTGCGTGATCCTTCGCGAGACGACTCTGGCGGTTGAGTTCCCCGAGACCATCGAGCAGCGCATCAACACGCAGGTGGCGCTCCGCTACATCGAGGGGTGGGTGGGCTACACGGCGAGCGCGGCCGACTTCATGCGGGCATGCGGCGCGACCTGA
- a CDS encoding DegT/DnrJ/EryC1/StrS family aminotransferase, with protein sequence MATVERAKYGAAAQAGLRGKLPSPFPRAMGPNTAKYVQEVVESGLSCDMTSRFEKAFAAELGVKHCIAAPGCTPSLAMLASALELEPGDEIVVSPITDYGTLQGIIRENYIPVFADTAPGTVNLSAETIEPCISDRTRAIICVHKTGLMCDMDPVLDLATRHGLLVVEDCCQAVFSTYRGRLAGTLGHAGAFSFDSEKTMGSDTGGCIVTDDDALAERMRFYGQSRGAKMQPHFGRLHVVPGYAFRMPLCTAAVTLGQLEVARTNVACRDRMARLLTALLVDIPGITPLPIPAYQEVYSCWMVGLSLDLGAFRCTAEEFGEQLSAEGIPGAGIGNYYLMPEALTFLNEYARAGRYPYSRPPASRSYTYDGTTCPTAHAFLEGFVRWSTFCEKYEPEHCELAAEIVRTVADRNRAR encoded by the coding sequence ATGGCCACCGTCGAGCGCGCCAAGTACGGCGCGGCGGCCCAGGCGGGTCTGAGGGGCAAGCTGCCATCGCCCTTCCCCCGCGCCATGGGCCCGAATACGGCGAAGTACGTCCAGGAGGTCGTGGAGAGCGGCCTGAGTTGCGATATGACGTCCCGCTTCGAGAAGGCGTTCGCCGCGGAGCTCGGCGTGAAGCACTGCATTGCCGCGCCGGGGTGCACTCCGTCGCTCGCCATGCTGGCCTCCGCGCTCGAGTTGGAGCCTGGCGACGAGATCGTCGTCAGTCCCATCACCGACTACGGCACGCTTCAGGGCATCATCCGCGAGAACTACATCCCCGTTTTCGCCGACACGGCGCCGGGCACCGTGAACCTGAGCGCCGAGACGATCGAGCCTTGCATCTCCGACCGCACGCGGGCCATCATCTGCGTCCACAAGACCGGCCTGATGTGCGACATGGACCCGGTCCTTGACCTGGCGACGCGGCACGGTCTCCTGGTGGTCGAGGACTGCTGCCAGGCGGTGTTCTCGACTTATCGTGGCCGCCTCGCCGGAACGCTGGGGCATGCCGGCGCGTTCTCGTTCGACTCCGAGAAGACGATGGGCTCCGACACCGGCGGCTGCATCGTGACGGACGACGACGCCCTGGCGGAGCGGATGCGCTTCTACGGCCAGAGCCGAGGCGCGAAGATGCAACCGCACTTCGGTCGGCTGCACGTGGTGCCCGGTTACGCGTTTCGGATGCCGCTCTGCACCGCGGCCGTCACCCTCGGGCAGCTGGAGGTGGCGCGCACCAACGTGGCGTGCCGCGACCGCATGGCGCGCCTGCTGACCGCTCTTCTCGTCGACATACCCGGCATCACCCCGCTGCCCATCCCTGCGTACCAGGAGGTCTACTCCTGCTGGATGGTGGGCCTGAGCCTGGACCTCGGCGCCTTCCGCTGCACGGCCGAGGAGTTCGGCGAGCAGCTCAGCGCGGAGGGCATTCCCGGTGCCGGGATCGGCAACTACTACCTGATGCCCGAGGCCCTGACGTTCCTGAACGAGTACGCCCGAGCGGGGCGCTACCCCTATTCGAGGCCGCCGGCGTCGCGCTCGTACACCTACGACGGCACGACCTGCCCCACCGCCCACGCCTTTCTGGAGGGCTTCGTGCGCTGGTCGACGTTCTGCGAGAAGTACGAGCCCGAGCACTGCGAGTTGGCCGCGGAGATCGTCCGCACCGTGGCCGACCGCAATCGGGCGAGGTGA